DNA from Scheffersomyces stipitis CBS 6054 chromosome 1, whole genome shotgun sequence:
GCCTAGAACATCTAATGTTAGAAGACAACCATCTACAGCCGAAGAACATACTGAATCGTATGATGAAAAGTCTCCTCCTGCTCAGAAGACGAGAAATTATGACCTTAATCATGAgttgatattctccaagACTAATAACTCTTGGGTTCATTTTGAATTGCTAGACTACGCAAAGTTAACTATTCTTGCGATTAAGGGCGCCGAGCACAAATTCAACGAGCAGAATATGCTCCATATCTTATATCCCAAATTTTTTGCCAATATCGAATCAGACGACTGGCTTGTAGATTCAGATAAAGTTAAGAAAGACTTATTCGTGGTAGATACAACAGGACAGTTCACAGTGAAACCGCATTTGCAAAATTTGATGAAAAACTTCACATCAGATATTTTCTCATTTAATCGTATCTACTACGAAAACAACTACTTCGATACCCTTGTGATTCCATATTTAAACAACATCCTCTTTGAGTTCTTTTGTAAAGATTTGGCTAGTTGGAGTGCTAACAATATGCATACAGAACAGTATAACGAGGAAGACTTTACTGTAGAAAAACTAAAGCAGAGCATTAAGTTGGCAATTGTTTATTTGGTTCTAAGCTTATCCGCGTTCAAGATGTCAAGAGAAACCTCAGACAATGTGGTCAACGATGATGATGCATATTATGTAGACAACTATCTCAAGTTGAGTATAGACGTCAGAAAAATGGCCACTtccatcatcaacttccaCTTGGACGAATATGATAGCCATAGCGAGAGACTAGAGCAGgtggaaaaagaaaaacagTCGTTGGAGTACGagaatttgttgttgttggcatttctacttcaaattgaagtggacaacttcttcagtgTCTACGAGAATTTGGAGTTGATATTCGCAATCGGTGATTATattatcaagaacaagttcaagaagacaaagtTTAGCAACTTTTCCAAACTATTGGTTAACGTATTTAAGATCAAGTATATCTTTTTTGAAAGTACACAATCCGtgaatttgttcaactaTTCCATATCTGAAGGTGATGAAAAAATGAACTACCGTGACCTAAACGACAACTATAATTTGGGAAGcgatgatgaagaggaagaggcTGATaacaatgaagatgacgatgatgatgatgatgatgacaatGATGACCACGAGAAAAAAGGTATCCAGATTTTACCTACCGTTTCCAACCCAATACTTGCAGAAAGCAGCAAAGACCCTCCCAACGACTATACGCCTATGTCTTTCACCATCAGTTTCAATAAACGAAGACTTACGGGGTACGAAGAGGCGGACGATGATGGAGGTGGAATTAATAATGTGACTTCGCTGAAAGGACATACGCAAGAAGTGTATTCACCTCATCCAAATTGGACCAGTATTGTAGACAGCAATACCATTCATTTGATGTACGGATTGCCAAAATCACTCTTGGATTTGTTTCATGAAACCATCCATCTTACGAACCATAAGAACATAttcagaaaaagaagagtgTTTCCACGTAATTTTCCCAAAATATGTGCTGACATAGAAGACAGGATCATGAATTGGAACGTTCTGCAGCTGTGGAAGCttgatattgaaaacaATTCGTTGCACaaatgtcttcatcttaATGTGGAGGCAATGCACAATGCGCTCTTGGTATACTACTGTCGTTTAATAAAGGAAACAACCCCAGCAAACACAATCACATGCAGAGAGTATGCTACAAAGGCACTAGATTACTTGCAACAATTGATccagttcaacaacaaaaacGAAGATGCAAGTTTCAGAATACGGCCGCTGTTCTGGGTTCTACTTGTCTGTGGTTCTGAAATCCACGATAGCGCAATTCAGagaaagttagaagaaATATGGCAGCTTAGCCAACAGTATAAACTACAGTACAACAACTACTGGCGTGGGAAACAAATTTTGTACGAAACCTGGAAAAGGGGCAATGTAGGTGATTACATCGGGTTCATGGATATGGTACGTGAATGGGATGTAGTTCTTTGTCTTGGGTAGTCAAAAATAGTTTTTGTCCGCATCATTTACAGACCATTTAGGTTTATAGCCGGAataaatgaagaatatgtACCTGGTACTTTGAGCCGAAAACATTAACGAAAATTGTTCCGGAGCTTAGACTGAATGTTGAGGATGAACTCTACAGATCAGTCTTTTGGTACTTTCAAACGTCATTGATTCACGGATGCAAAATCCTGACTATTGCAAAATGGAgtgacttcttgatttggaaaCATGGGTTGAAATTCGAAACTTAGATTTTATGGACCTGCTGCATCTTCTCCTCATTTGGTAGTCCTTCCGAAGCAACGCAAAAATAATCCGGATTCATGCACGCTTTCAACGAGGATTAGGATCGACTTTCAGGCGCTGGTATGCCTATGTATCTCACTCTAGCAGCCAGTGTTCCGAGAACCGGTCTCCACCAGAGTCGGTCCAGTATGTGAAAATCAGACACTTTTTTGAAAATAGGCGAAATGTCAATGGCTGGTGCAATAAGCCTCAGTCACTTCTACATAGCGGTAGTTAGCGGAGGTAGATAGCCAAGTAGGGCTACTCTCTTCGAGTTAGCTCTGTAGATACATTTAGTATAATTGCTAGAGAAGTAGACAACTGTACAGTTGAGTAGCATATAGAATCGtttggacttgaagaaaaatcGCTGGGAGAGCGCAAAAATCCTAATCTGGAACTGTAATATACTGGTGGCTCAGATTGTCACAATAGAAATTAGGCTGCTCCCGTGAACCGATGTACGAACGAATTGATACAAATCAGAGGGCTACATGAAAAACCTGTCAACCAATGGTAACCACGTTCATTCCAGAGCAAGTTATTGAATCTATACATTTGGAAGTTCTCATTGTACAGACATTTCACATAGTCGAGAAGTGTTCCCCACGCTTTTGTGTAGCATTCGGTTGGAGAAGCTCAATCCGGGACCAAATTAAAAGGAGGTAAATGGGATCCGCTTCAGGCTTCCCCACAAGGTCAGAAGGGCAATAATGCCATCCCATTCGAACTGCTACTCATAAATTACGAAATTGCAAACTTCTAAGGTGTTCAATGTACTTGCAATGTaatgaagtgaaaaatcgtcGCTCGGAATATCGGAAATATTTTGTAGCGtcgacttcaacaattacCCGACACTTCCTATCAATAGAAACAAAGGTGGATTGTTAGGTCAAGGTCATGGCTCCTGTGCAATTTAGTCGGCATATTCGTTCATACATTCCTAGGAGTTATTGCTTGTAGTTAAATCTGAAGATGTAAGGTTAAAACTGAAAAGGTTCATTTTGTCGGAGGCTTAAGGATCACCTGATTAGCGCTTAATCTTTGCTTGCTCCTTCGGAACTCACAAAAAACCTACAAAAATATCACCATGGCCTAGATCACATCTACATTCTCATAGAATAGACTGTTAGAAACAGTGGGAATGTAACTGCCGTCTGGTCAAACCAGTTGCAATGATCTGATCTTGTCTTCTCAGAAATTGTCTGTCTGCCCCGGATCGTTTTTCCAGCCTTCGcatggagaagaaaatatcaCAATGGTAGATCTGTTCGGAAGACCCGCGTGCGGGTTGCTAGAAAATGTAAGTTTTTCCGACACAGGTAATATCAAATTGCTGAGGTTGAGAGTTGATCGGATCTCGGTTTGAAAAGAGCATAGTAGTCTGAGTTCCTCAATTCGTTAGCTTGTTCCAATCAGTGACTGGAGTCTAATTGCAGCTATCCAGACGCAACGCGCAAAAATTGCGCTGGAATTCATCCGAAATTTGCTTTTGCTGTAGACGTTTTTTTCACATTTGTTCAGATACAATTATTTTGTGTCATCCGGAGCCGTACATCAATGTAGAAGCCTGAGCCGGCCAGACACAGATATGGCTGAAATTTTAAACTGATTGCATGGCAAAAACCATTATCTTATTCTTGTAAAGTTGATGTGGGAGTCAATCTCCGGGCTCGCCTAGTCATTATCGACTGATCTCATCACCCGTAGACTAGTCAAATTAATGTGGTTTTCCTGGTGTCCGATTGTGTCTGCTCGTAATTCCCCCACTTCCTGCACTCCCCATAAACCGATGTGCCCCTCACTGCACCAGATTTTGCCCCAGGTAGCCCAGACAGACACTCCCAGACGCAGACGCAACCTCAGTCACAGACACTCTCACCAGGAAAAAAATTCTGTCGGTTtttgaagacgacgaaaTCCACTtcacttctttttcaaagaaaccACTATCTCCAAACTATATCTAGCCGTCAGTGTGTTGTCTGAGTGTCCCAGTGACTGTAGCCATCTCACCTGCTTCCCCTTTTCCTGCCAACGGCTTTCCCCCGGCTTCCGAATCTCATATTTCCGGGGTACCAACCACAGCGAATGAAACATTGAATGAGTGATTCTCCTCTGAATTTCCCCTCGTCaagatttttcattttcattgaACCATCTGCTATTCACTATCAACATTAGAAGCTGAATTTGACACTTCGCTTATATTTGCAACGTTGATTCAGCCGTtacttgaaattggaaaatcCTCAACGGTCTAAATTAAATTAGATAGCAAATCTCACATTCACTCCTGGAATAGCTGAAATTCATTCTGCCTGGAAGAACGGAACAGAATTCTTAGCCATATATTTGATCTCAAGCCCAATTAATTCTTGATACTGAAAAAGGAATCGTaactttctttccattGACTCGTGAATATTAGAGTATCGAATTGTTGGATATTCGCTAATTTCATCCTAATTGAAAATCGAATCTgtagaatttttcattttcaaattcatttttgTTTTATTGAAGGAAATATTCACAACATCATAGCCTACATACGTCGACCTCGCTATTGTATGTCGTCCCAATGTCTGTGAATACGGCTGCTACAATGACGCCTAATAACGTCCAAGAGCCGTTAACGCCTATACCTAAGAAAGACATCTCCGCTTCATCTAGTATTCCAGTTAGCATGAATCCAGTCAACGGAAGCATCAGTTCGATCGTAAACCCAAACGGAgtcaacaataataatgaGAATAATAGTCAAAGTAGTGCCAATAATACCAGTAACAATAATAAACCTAGCAATCCTATCACTAATATCAACAGCACGACAGATCCTA
Protein-coding regions in this window:
- the ARG83 gene encoding transcription factor involved in arginine metabolism — its product is MARKSRNFNGCWTCRSRKVKCDLRRPNCMRCEKSGLDCAGYDIKLGWSNPLTISDLDNSLIAMDIEDEKTDTFQRRNVELVQFPRSMKYQTYRELNRNLEILDNCPLELHKFKFRVGPFSVYKIDENGSQLQFFYKGTPEPRTSNVRRQPSTAEEHTESYDEKSPPAQKTRNYDLNHELIFSKTNNSWVHFELLDYAKLTILAIKGAEHKFNEQNMLHILYPKFFANIESDDWLVDSDKVKKDLFVVDTTGQFTVKPHLQNLMKNFTSDIFSFNRIYYENNYFDTLVIPYLNNILFEFFCKDLASWSANNMHTEQYNEEDFTVEKLKQSIKLAIVYLVLSLSAFKMSRETSDNVVNDDDAYYVDNYLKLSIDVRKMATSIINFHLDEYDSHSERLEQSLEYENLLLLAFLLQIEVDNFFSVYENLELIFAIGDYIIKNKFKKTKFSNFSKLLVNVFKIKYIFFESTQSVNLFNYSISEGDEKMNYQADDDGGGINNVTSSKGHTQEVYSPHPNWTSIVDSNTIHLMYGLPKSLLDLFHETIHLTNHKNIFRKRRVFPRNFPKICADIEDRIMNWNVSQSWKLDIENNSLHKCLHLNVEAMHNALLVYYCRLIKETTPANTITCREYATKALDYLQQLIQFNNKNEDASFRIRPSFWVLLVCGSEIHDSAIQRKLEEIWQLSQQYKLQYNNYWRGKQILYETWKRGNVGDYIGFMDMVREWDVVLCLG